A single window of Leeuwenhoekiella sp. MAR_2009_132 DNA harbors:
- the mobB gene encoding MobB family relaxase, with protein MYITITPQKLGNNYSQSSGDFVGYLEKENQGLNLQDHEYFFNQYADKITAEEVTTEIDNNGAKLKKTEPKFYSITVSPSKYELSRLQNSSEDLKKYTRELMKDYVASFNREINGKQITIDAIKYYAKIEHQRTFKGTDWQIKANQPYATKILQLNTEIRRIQEGIREGNIKLLRNKLEQLEREAPHQQDGKRIVQGMPKAGNQSHIHIIVSRKDASNTFSLSPGSKHKASQVEMHGKTVKRGFDRDLFFERAEKTFDKTFGYQRNFAETYKARKNFIKNPKIYFATLMKLPTNEKAIAFKMIKESGVPMLPSIPVTQAQLAMKIFNRLRKGLEVAIKSSSIGI; from the coding sequence ATGTACATAACCATCACCCCTCAAAAATTAGGAAACAACTATTCGCAAAGTTCAGGGGATTTTGTGGGCTATCTGGAGAAGGAAAATCAAGGGTTGAATCTACAAGACCATGAGTACTTTTTTAATCAATATGCTGATAAAATAACTGCCGAAGAAGTCACCACCGAAATCGATAACAACGGAGCTAAACTAAAAAAGACGGAGCCTAAGTTCTATTCGATTACAGTCAGTCCTTCTAAATACGAACTGAGCCGTTTACAGAACAGTAGTGAAGATTTAAAAAAATACACGCGTGAACTGATGAAGGATTATGTGGCCTCCTTCAATCGGGAGATCAATGGCAAGCAGATTACCATTGATGCTATTAAATATTATGCGAAAATCGAACACCAAAGAACGTTCAAGGGGACGGATTGGCAGATTAAAGCCAACCAGCCTTATGCTACCAAAATACTCCAGCTCAATACAGAAATCAGAAGGATTCAAGAAGGCATTAGGGAAGGTAACATTAAGTTACTACGGAATAAACTGGAGCAATTGGAAAGGGAAGCTCCACACCAGCAAGATGGGAAGCGAATTGTTCAGGGGATGCCCAAGGCAGGAAACCAAAGTCATATTCACATCATTGTAAGTAGAAAGGATGCGTCCAATACCTTTAGTCTTTCTCCCGGGAGTAAGCACAAGGCATCGCAAGTAGAGATGCACGGTAAGACCGTAAAAAGAGGCTTTGACCGGGACCTGTTTTTTGAACGTGCAGAAAAGACCTTTGACAAAACGTTTGGCTATCAACGAAACTTCGCGGAGACCTACAAAGCCCGGAAAAACTTTATAAAGAATCCCAAAATCTATTTTGCCACGCTGATGAAACTGCCTACCAATGAAAAGGCAATTGCTTTTAAAATGATAAAAGAAAGCGGTGTTCCCATGCTGCCAAGCATTCCAGTCACGCAAGCTCAACTGGCTATGAAAATTTTTAACCGACTCCGAAAGGGTTTAGAGGTGGCTATCAAATCAAGTTCAATCGGTATTTAA
- a CDS encoding BfmA/BtgA family mobilization protein, producing MDTFITIRLKRATAKRFQKFSKAHFKTHTQAMDSMLDFFFYNEISPKERLGPTGRTIEANLKKRINAVIAIMRDIEKTQSKPTVAMLESLFQVEQPQKKPLILEKKNSEEKKQVRFVEKEKGNNER from the coding sequence ATGGACACTTTTATCACCATCCGTCTTAAACGAGCCACAGCCAAACGGTTTCAGAAATTTTCAAAAGCGCATTTCAAAACACATACTCAGGCTATGGATTCAATGCTTGATTTTTTTTTCTACAATGAGATCTCTCCAAAGGAAAGACTGGGACCTACAGGAAGAACTATCGAAGCAAATTTAAAGAAACGCATCAATGCCGTTATTGCCATAATGCGGGATATTGAAAAGACGCAATCCAAACCAACGGTAGCCATGTTAGAATCGCTTTTTCAAGTAGAGCAACCCCAAAAGAAACCCTTGATTTTAGAAAAGAAAAACAGCGAGGAAAAGAAGCAAGTACGTTTTGTTGAAAAGGAAAAAGGGAATAACGAACGCTAA
- a CDS encoding RadC family protein, whose amino-acid sequence MESGINEIKISYVHRVKAVNWPRVSSSRTAAEVLFENWNNDTIAVYESFKILLLNNSNQIKGIYQISQGGITGTLVDMRLLFAVALKSLSVALILAHNHPSGTLKPSQADRNITRKIKTAAEVLDLKILDHLILNPDGEYYSFADEGIL is encoded by the coding sequence ATGGAATCAGGTATCAACGAAATAAAAATAAGCTATGTGCATCGGGTTAAGGCTGTAAATTGGCCCAGGGTGAGTTCTTCACGTACCGCTGCAGAAGTACTCTTTGAAAACTGGAATAACGACACCATTGCAGTGTATGAATCATTTAAAATTCTACTGTTAAATAACAGCAATCAAATCAAAGGGATTTATCAAATTTCACAGGGAGGAATCACCGGTACTTTGGTAGACATGCGCTTGCTTTTTGCAGTGGCTTTAAAGTCCTTATCTGTGGCGTTAATTTTAGCGCACAACCATCCTAGTGGTACCTTAAAACCGAGTCAGGCAGATCGAAACATTACCCGTAAAATTAAAACGGCAGCAGAAGTTTTAGACCTTAAAATTTTAGATCATTTAATCCTGAATCCCGATGGGGAATACTACAGTTTTGCAGATGAAGGAATTTTATAA
- a CDS encoding DUF6876 family protein — MSTQSNQIIEQLHRFCGSEILYTIPMFKTRYTEGVKYLAEAANCYWLVTDVMVIAKRLRSKSSFLVIYFNRLSEELQQKQNTEAQITYGDGNGTILYQQDYEFTDLPLDELRLFFVQDTLMLPSEY; from the coding sequence ATGAGCACACAAAGTAATCAAATTATAGAACAGCTACACAGATTTTGTGGAAGTGAAATCTTATATACGATCCCGATGTTTAAGACCAGATATACCGAAGGCGTTAAGTATTTAGCCGAAGCTGCCAACTGCTATTGGTTAGTAACCGATGTGATGGTGATCGCTAAAAGGCTACGTTCTAAAAGTTCGTTCTTGGTAATCTATTTTAATCGCTTATCAGAAGAGCTGCAGCAAAAACAAAATACAGAAGCACAAATCACCTATGGTGATGGAAATGGAACCATACTGTATCAACAGGATTATGAATTTACAGACTTGCCATTGGATGAACTTCGGCTGTTCTTTGTACAGGATACGTTGATGCTTCCCAGTGAATATTAA
- a CDS encoding single-stranded DNA-binding protein: MSTIRNQVQLIGNVGQEPTLTTLESGKKVARFSLATNEYYKSEKGEKVQDTQWHTVVAWGKTAELIESYAPKGKELALSGKLKSRSYEDKDGIKRYVTEVEASEILLLGSKSNA; this comes from the coding sequence ATGAGTACGATTAGAAATCAAGTTCAGTTAATTGGAAACGTAGGACAGGAACCTACCCTAACCACGCTAGAGAGCGGAAAAAAAGTAGCTCGTTTTTCATTGGCTACCAATGAATACTACAAAAGTGAAAAAGGGGAGAAGGTCCAGGACACCCAATGGCATACGGTTGTAGCCTGGGGAAAGACTGCAGAACTCATCGAAAGCTACGCTCCAAAAGGTAAAGAGCTCGCCTTAAGCGGTAAACTTAAATCCCGAAGCTATGAGGATAAAGACGGCATCAAACGCTATGTAACCGAAGTAGAAGCCAGTGAAATTCTCTTGCTGGGATCTAAATCCAATGCGTAA
- the xerA gene encoding site-specific tyrosine recombinase/integron integrase: MSSPKNITLYNLMINDQKMIGIKFAPDKVIQALIKSLDTPKWSSKHNLAYIPNTKDNLAQVYNTFKGVAWINYNRFLTNKPINTSNEKVDVDWFRKRTLPENYRRCPEEYLLKLELKRYAKNTVRTYVLFFEHFINYHNDKDLHALNETHIRAYLQRLIRQDKSNSYLNQVINSIKFYYEVVLGMPNRFYEIERPRKEHKLPQVISKEEVISLIAHTNNLKHKCIVELIYGSGLRRSELLNLKIEDIDSKRMLVRVKQAKGSKDRLTLLSQNALLDLRNYYKSWKPKEYLFEGQRGGQYSGQAVVNIVKNASLKARIKVSVTPHTLRHSFATHLLEAGVDLRQIQVLLGHQSTKTTEIYTHVATNTFKTIKNPLD, encoded by the coding sequence ATGAGTTCGCCTAAAAATATTACGCTATACAATCTTATGATTAATGATCAGAAAATGATTGGTATTAAGTTTGCGCCAGATAAGGTTATACAAGCGCTTATAAAAAGCCTCGATACACCAAAATGGAGTTCAAAACACAATTTAGCTTATATCCCCAATACCAAAGACAATCTAGCCCAAGTCTACAATACGTTTAAAGGAGTTGCCTGGATCAATTACAATCGGTTTTTAACCAATAAACCTATTAACACAAGTAATGAAAAAGTAGATGTGGATTGGTTTCGTAAGAGAACGCTTCCTGAAAATTATCGTCGTTGTCCTGAAGAATACTTACTCAAGTTAGAACTTAAGAGATATGCCAAAAATACGGTGCGTACCTATGTGCTTTTTTTTGAACACTTTATAAATTACCACAACGATAAAGATTTGCATGCGTTAAATGAGACGCATATTCGCGCGTACTTACAAAGACTCATTCGTCAGGATAAGTCAAACTCCTACCTCAATCAGGTCATTAACTCCATAAAGTTTTATTATGAAGTTGTATTAGGTATGCCCAACCGATTTTATGAAATAGAACGTCCTAGAAAAGAACATAAACTCCCCCAAGTCATTTCAAAAGAAGAAGTCATATCTCTAATAGCTCACACTAATAATTTAAAACATAAATGTATTGTAGAATTAATCTATGGTTCTGGTTTACGAAGAAGTGAGTTATTGAATTTAAAGATTGAAGATATAGACAGCAAACGAATGCTTGTAAGGGTAAAACAGGCTAAAGGAAGTAAGGATAGGCTAACCCTATTATCTCAGAATGCATTATTAGATTTGCGAAACTATTATAAAAGCTGGAAACCTAAAGAGTATCTTTTTGAAGGTCAAAGAGGAGGTCAATATAGCGGACAAGCCGTTGTCAATATTGTAAAAAATGCTTCTTTAAAAGCTCGAATTAAGGTTTCTGTAACCCCGCATACGTTGAGACATAGCTTTGCTACACATCTACTTGAAGCCGGTGTTGATCTGAGACAGATACAAGTATTATTAGGACATCAATCAACCAAAACCACCGAAATTTACACGCACGTGGCCACAAATACTTTTAAAACAATAAAAAATCCCTTAGATTAG
- a CDS encoding ArsR/SmtB family transcription factor: MKLEITCTRAEANHKQLQNCMEALDNMEGSFQKMTKLLSIAGSDVRLRILYLLNLENELCPCDLADILKMSVPAISQHIRKIKDAGIINSRRDGQTLYYSLNKDETEIFISIFKSIELIRKTA; the protein is encoded by the coding sequence ATGAAATTAGAAATAACCTGTACAAGAGCGGAAGCCAACCATAAGCAGTTACAAAACTGTATGGAGGCATTGGATAATATGGAAGGGAGTTTTCAAAAAATGACAAAACTTTTATCAATTGCAGGAAGCGATGTAAGATTGAGAATTCTTTATTTATTGAATTTAGAAAATGAACTATGTCCTTGTGATTTAGCTGATATACTAAAAATGAGTGTTCCTGCGATCTCACAACATATACGTAAAATCAAAGATGCAGGAATAATCAATTCAAGACGAGATGGTCAAACACTTTATTATTCATTAAATAAAGATGAAACAGAGATATTTATTAGCATTTTTAAATCTATCGAATTAATTAGAAAAACAGCATAA
- the merTP gene encoding mercuric transport protein MerTP, translating to MKTEKTSKNAAYTGLFAAVAASSCCIPPVIALIAGVGGSASALSWMEPFRPYLIGLAVIAIGYAWYAYLKPKKADDCCEVDAKPKWYQTKGFLIGITLFAAISISFPYYSHIFYPDNKKEVIVVNQSDIQTVNFDVKGMTCASCEEHVKHAVNELEGIVNVAASYEKANAEVEFDNTKTSKEDIEKAINSTGYKVINK from the coding sequence ATGAAAACAGAAAAAACATCAAAAAATGCAGCATACACAGGTTTATTTGCTGCTGTAGCAGCATCATCTTGTTGCATACCACCTGTTATAGCATTAATAGCTGGCGTTGGAGGAAGTGCATCTGCACTATCTTGGATGGAACCTTTTAGACCCTATTTAATAGGTTTAGCTGTAATAGCTATTGGCTATGCTTGGTATGCTTACTTAAAACCCAAAAAAGCCGATGACTGTTGCGAAGTTGATGCAAAACCAAAATGGTATCAAACCAAAGGCTTTTTAATAGGCATTACATTGTTTGCAGCTATTTCAATTAGCTTTCCTTATTATTCTCATATATTTTATCCAGATAACAAAAAAGAGGTTATTGTCGTAAATCAATCAGACATTCAAACTGTAAATTTTGATGTAAAAGGTATGACTTGCGCTTCTTGTGAAGAACACGTTAAGCACGCTGTTAACGAATTAGAAGGTATTGTTAATGTAGCTGCTTCTTATGAGAAAGCTAATGCCGAAGTGGAGTTTGACAATACAAAAACATCTAAAGAAGATATAGAAAAAGCTATAAATTCAACGGGTTATAAAGTTATTAATAAATAA
- a CDS encoding heavy-metal-associated domain-containing protein: MKKLLVISGLFLLLFSFNAQAQSCCLPKNDKKVEKANINMQETKTVTLKVTGMTCMSCSNHVMKALEKVEGVIEPLVEYKEDRAVVTFNPKLTTVEAIIEAINKTPYKASLMEPKS, from the coding sequence ATGAAAAAATTATTAGTTATATCAGGATTATTCCTTTTATTATTTTCATTTAATGCACAAGCACAATCGTGTTGTTTGCCGAAAAATGACAAAAAGGTAGAGAAAGCCAATATCAATATGCAAGAAACTAAAACAGTTACTTTAAAAGTTACAGGCATGACTTGTATGTCTTGTTCAAACCATGTAATGAAGGCTTTAGAAAAAGTAGAGGGAGTTATAGAACCGTTGGTCGAGTATAAAGAGGATAGAGCGGTTGTGACTTTCAATCCAAAGTTAACTACAGTAGAAGCCATTATTGAAGCCATTAATAAAACACCTTATAAGGCAAGTTTGATGGAGCCAAAAAGCTAG
- a CDS encoding DUF2652 domain-containing protein, protein MEVCHTNKQSLILIPDISGFTKYVASCNIEHSQDKIALLLESLLENNSLKFKISEIEGDAILFYSYDFPFSAAEIISQCQLMFDKFHQRIDEFKRSKCMCESCQNLYNLSLKFVLHFGQLGSVMVKDYCKLFGKDLIIAHRLLKNKISSNEYILFTENFSNQFPLIGTHLDNHTELVNDIFNLEDIGDIGITYFDLKALSLKNRQGTTC, encoded by the coding sequence ATGGAAGTTTGTCACACAAATAAACAATCTCTAATTCTTATTCCGGACATCAGCGGATTCACAAAGTACGTTGCTTCGTGTAATATAGAACATAGCCAAGATAAAATTGCATTGCTGTTGGAATCCTTATTGGAAAACAATTCCCTGAAATTTAAAATTTCTGAAATTGAAGGCGATGCTATTTTATTTTACAGTTATGATTTTCCATTTTCCGCAGCGGAAATAATTAGTCAATGTCAATTGATGTTCGACAAATTTCATCAAAGAATAGATGAATTTAAACGATCGAAATGTATGTGTGAGTCTTGCCAAAATCTATATAACCTTTCACTAAAATTTGTGCTTCATTTTGGACAACTTGGCTCTGTAATGGTAAAAGACTATTGTAAACTCTTTGGTAAAGATTTAATAATAGCACATCGGCTTCTTAAAAACAAAATTAGCTCAAATGAGTACATACTTTTCACGGAAAATTTTAGCAATCAATTTCCACTTATAGGCACTCATCTTGATAACCATACGGAATTGGTCAACGACATTTTCAATTTAGAAGACATCGGTGATATTGGTATTACTTATTTCGATTTGAAGGCATTAAGTTTAAAGAACAGACAAGGTACGACTTGTTAA
- the merB gene encoding organomercurial lyase, protein MKTAKQYLGKQLNTMLSEIQLDDNNFIVNVQRELLKGNPLPKTTFYALIDATKEKADSLLELLGELNENNQITAFSGLSITPTNHKFIVQGKTLYTWCALDAILFTEWLDVSSQIISQDPIDNSIIELNIECDHLISSNPYPIFLSLIEKMDSCNIRGSFCNHVFFFASEQTAKQWLDSNVNGKILTMEDLFESNKIGLKCC, encoded by the coding sequence ATGAAAACAGCAAAGCAATATTTGGGCAAACAATTAAACACCATGTTATCTGAAATTCAACTTGATGATAATAATTTTATCGTGAATGTCCAAAGGGAATTACTTAAAGGCAATCCACTGCCAAAAACAACATTTTATGCACTTATCGATGCAACTAAAGAGAAAGCTGATTCACTGTTGGAATTATTAGGAGAGCTAAATGAAAATAACCAAATTACAGCCTTTTCTGGTTTGTCGATTACACCTACCAACCACAAGTTTATAGTGCAAGGCAAAACACTTTATACTTGGTGTGCATTAGACGCTATATTGTTTACCGAATGGCTGGATGTTTCGTCCCAAATTATATCTCAAGACCCAATTGACAATTCTATAATTGAGTTGAATATTGAATGCGATCATTTGATATCATCTAATCCATATCCAATATTTCTCTCTTTGATTGAAAAAATGGACTCTTGCAATATCAGAGGTTCCTTTTGCAATCACGTCTTTTTTTTTGCAAGCGAACAAACCGCAAAACAATGGCTTGACAGCAATGTAAATGGCAAGATATTAACCATGGAAGATTTATTTGAATCGAATAAAATTGGCTTAAAATGTTGTTAA
- the merA gene encoding mercury(II) reductase, with product MKNLFKKKNELSQKTETVSLQIEGMTCSGCSLHIEKDINKKDGILISSVNHETGKGEFTFDTAKLNKEELINAVNSIGKYTVVKGNEKEDCCDSISDSTTDKASNKGKNQFDLIVIGGGSAAFSAAIKAESLGLTTLMVNGGLDFGGTCVNVGCVPSKNLIRAAETAYHATHSNFAGIKPKGVDIDFAQVIKDKKALVAALQQQKYMDVVSDFKGLTMLKGWAEFVDTKTILVDGKDKFTATNIIIATGATTNIPNIEGLNEVGYLTNVSLFDLEEKPESLTIMGAGYIGLEIAMAYNRLGVKVRIIEFTDRPLRSQTEDITGVLVEQMKSEGIEILPNFRAFKFEKEGNNTIIHCNCPDGSTTQIVEKGHIVVATGTTPNTSKLGLKKIDLKLSERGHIVVNEKMETNISNIYAAGDVTNTPPFVYTAATEGSTAVNNAFSLSKQSVDYASLPWVVFTDPQIAGAGMDEIEAESRGIPFEVSKLDLTHVPRALAAQDTRGFIKLIRNTETDKLIGARVIAPEGGELIQQLSMAIKFGITVKDLAESFYPYLTLGEGIKLAAITFGKDVSKLSCCAS from the coding sequence ATGAAGAATTTATTTAAAAAGAAAAACGAGTTATCTCAAAAAACAGAAACTGTTTCATTACAGATAGAAGGAATGACCTGTAGTGGCTGTTCATTACATATCGAAAAGGATATCAATAAAAAAGATGGTATTCTAATCAGTTCTGTGAACCACGAAACTGGTAAAGGAGAATTTACTTTTGATACTGCCAAGTTGAATAAAGAGGAATTGATTAACGCTGTAAATAGCATTGGTAAGTATACGGTTGTTAAAGGCAATGAAAAAGAGGATTGTTGTGATTCAATTTCGGATAGCACGACAGATAAAGCGTCCAACAAAGGAAAAAATCAATTCGATTTAATCGTAATTGGAGGTGGTTCTGCTGCATTTTCAGCAGCCATAAAAGCCGAAAGTTTAGGGCTTACCACGCTTATGGTAAATGGTGGTTTAGATTTTGGTGGCACTTGTGTTAATGTAGGTTGTGTACCTTCTAAAAATCTAATTCGAGCTGCCGAAACAGCTTACCACGCTACACATTCTAATTTTGCAGGAATAAAACCAAAAGGCGTTGACATTGATTTCGCACAAGTTATCAAGGATAAAAAAGCTTTAGTTGCTGCATTACAACAACAAAAATATATGGATGTGGTCAGTGATTTTAAAGGCTTGACCATGCTCAAGGGATGGGCAGAGTTTGTGGATACTAAAACCATTCTTGTAGATGGAAAAGACAAGTTCACTGCAACCAATATTATAATAGCCACGGGAGCAACCACCAACATACCTAATATCGAAGGATTAAATGAAGTTGGGTATTTAACTAATGTGTCTTTGTTCGATTTAGAAGAAAAACCAGAAAGCCTAACCATTATGGGCGCAGGTTACATAGGGTTGGAAATAGCAATGGCCTATAATCGTTTAGGTGTAAAAGTGCGCATCATAGAATTTACCGATAGGCCTTTACGAAGTCAAACCGAAGACATTACTGGTGTTTTAGTTGAACAAATGAAAAGTGAAGGCATTGAAATTCTTCCAAATTTTAGAGCCTTTAAATTTGAAAAAGAGGGCAACAATACTATTATTCATTGTAACTGTCCTGATGGTTCTACAACACAAATTGTTGAAAAAGGACATATTGTTGTTGCTACAGGAACCACGCCAAACACGTCTAAATTAGGTCTAAAAAAAATAGACCTAAAATTATCAGAAAGAGGGCATATTGTGGTTAATGAAAAAATGGAAACTAATATTTCCAATATTTATGCAGCTGGTGATGTCACTAATACACCGCCATTTGTGTATACAGCAGCAACCGAAGGCAGTACAGCCGTTAATAATGCATTTTCATTATCAAAACAAAGTGTAGATTATGCATCATTACCTTGGGTAGTATTTACAGACCCTCAAATTGCGGGAGCAGGTATGGATGAAATTGAAGCTGAATCAAGAGGCATTCCTTTTGAAGTATCAAAATTAGATCTAACACATGTACCAAGAGCTTTAGCTGCACAAGATACCAGAGGATTTATAAAGTTGATTCGTAATACGGAAACGGATAAATTAATTGGAGCAAGAGTAATAGCACCAGAAGGTGGTGAACTCATCCAACAATTAAGTATGGCTATTAAATTTGGAATTACAGTAAAAGATTTGGCTGAAAGTTTTTATCCATATTTGACACTTGGAGAAGGAATCAAATTAGCAGCAATTACTTTTGGAAAAGATGTTTCTAAATTGAGTTGTTGTGCAAGTTAA
- a CDS encoding helix-turn-helix domain-containing protein, translating to MKDNKPPCPKKQYQKVSFELKLMIIDQIQNGQISVNYAAKSYNVSRSSIDYWLKKYSTLEQKKRGMSKQDEIKKLKDKIKELEFVKEFQRDYIANLENLSGLDLAKKHLPEALAKEIEKRKRDLLK from the coding sequence ATGAAAGACAACAAACCTCCCTGCCCAAAAAAACAGTATCAAAAAGTAAGCTTTGAACTCAAACTAATGATCATTGACCAAATCCAAAATGGTCAGATCTCCGTTAATTATGCTGCTAAATCCTACAACGTTTCAAGATCTTCTATTGACTATTGGCTAAAAAAATACAGTACCTTAGAACAAAAGAAACGTGGTATGAGTAAACAAGATGAAATCAAAAAGCTAAAAGATAAAATTAAAGAACTGGAGTTTGTAAAAGAGTTTCAAAGGGATTACATCGCTAATCTCGAGAACTTATCAGGACTTGATCTAGCAAAAAAGCATTTGCCCGAAGCATTGGCCAAAGAGATAGAAAAACGCAAAAGAGACCTTTTAAAATGA
- a CDS encoding IS3 family transposase, with protein sequence MKWVYQCFGISKQAFYKRLATHQKSNKQELAILDLIEQVRKEMPKTGGLKLYKSIKPALVEKNIKMGRDRFYSLLRRHRLLIPRTKRAHITTNSKHHFYKYPNLVKDFIPQAAEQLWVSDITYIKTDGGNAYLALVTDAYSKKIMGYKIDDHMKTSLCIDALRMALAQREYPDQKLIHHSDRGLQYCNPTYTNFAERNGINISMTQQYDPYENAVAERINGILKQEFGLGKTIVSLKLAQKMVKKAVKIYNSKRMHYSLEFRTPEFAHSNQNHNYRQYRKIPILVTQ encoded by the coding sequence ATGAAATGGGTTTATCAATGTTTCGGGATATCTAAACAAGCTTTTTACAAGCGTCTGGCAACACATCAAAAGTCCAACAAGCAAGAACTGGCAATTCTTGATCTTATTGAACAGGTCAGAAAAGAAATGCCCAAAACAGGCGGTTTAAAACTATATAAATCAATCAAACCGGCTCTTGTTGAAAAGAATATTAAAATGGGCAGAGATCGCTTCTATTCACTTCTTAGAAGACATCGACTGCTCATACCCAGAACCAAAAGAGCACATATCACAACAAACTCTAAACATCACTTTTATAAATATCCTAATTTAGTTAAAGACTTCATTCCCCAAGCTGCAGAGCAGCTGTGGGTAAGTGATATCACCTATATCAAAACAGATGGTGGTAATGCATATCTGGCACTGGTAACAGATGCCTATTCTAAAAAAATAATGGGTTATAAAATTGATGATCATATGAAAACAAGTCTTTGCATCGATGCATTACGAATGGCCTTAGCACAACGAGAATATCCAGACCAAAAGCTAATTCATCACTCCGACCGCGGTTTGCAATACTGTAACCCTACCTATACTAACTTCGCAGAGAGAAACGGAATCAACATCAGTATGACTCAGCAATACGACCCTTATGAGAATGCCGTAGCCGAACGAATAAACGGAATATTAAAACAGGAATTTGGATTGGGTAAAACAATTGTGAGTCTGAAATTAGCTCAGAAAATGGTTAAAAAAGCAGTCAAAATCTATAACTCAAAACGAATGCATTACAGCCTGGAGTTTAGAACTCCGGAATTTGCTCACAGTAATCAAAATCATAATTACAGACAATACAGAAAAATACCGATATTAGTAACTCAATAA
- a CDS encoding S41 family peptidase — protein MKKIFIIICLLFFSVNITAQNNLKSKDSIATFYDELVSIMKAEYFFKDQVDWTQIETELNERLYDSKGFKNSLDEVTFLFDKLNASHCSVHFEENIYKDSNKGPTSSDFSEKWLKKYATNPNFEVKVIDNQYGYILMPGINILNDKESHKIAQPMYNQINELKNSKTIKGWIIDLRFNTGGAVTPMLLALYDFLGDNDVWGVLDIDKKRTDIIELSEGNYKYNSKKSSYINPKGELLDKVKVAVITNIATASSGEITALSFKGRENTIFIGEKTYGATTSNVIRNLPFGAYMALTVGYDCDRNGKFYKKIIPDIKIAGKDDFDNLLLDGKIQEGIKYFNEK, from the coding sequence ATGAAAAAAATCTTTATAATTATTTGTTTACTTTTTTTTTCGGTTAATATAACCGCTCAAAATAACCTAAAAAGTAAAGATAGTATTGCTACGTTTTATGACGAATTAGTTTCGATTATGAAAGCTGAATATTTCTTTAAAGACCAAGTAGATTGGACTCAAATAGAAACTGAATTAAACGAAAGGCTTTATGATTCTAAAGGTTTTAAAAATTCACTTGATGAAGTAACTTTCCTTTTTGATAAACTCAACGCCTCCCATTGCTCTGTGCATTTTGAAGAAAATATTTACAAAGATTCCAATAAAGGTCCAACTTCTTCTGATTTTAGTGAGAAATGGTTGAAAAAATATGCAACAAATCCAAACTTCGAAGTAAAGGTAATTGATAATCAATATGGATATATTTTGATGCCAGGTATAAATATTTTAAATGATAAAGAAAGTCATAAAATAGCACAACCAATGTATAATCAAATCAATGAGCTAAAAAATTCTAAGACCATAAAAGGTTGGATTATTGATTTACGGTTTAATACAGGTGGTGCTGTTACGCCTATGCTTTTAGCATTATATGATTTTTTAGGTGATAATGATGTTTGGGGCGTACTTGATATTGACAAAAAAAGAACTGACATAATAGAACTCTCAGAGGGTAACTACAAATATAACTCTAAAAAATCATCTTATATAAACCCTAAAGGAGAGCTATTAGATAAGGTAAAAGTTGCAGTTATTACTAATATTGCCACAGCTAGTTCTGGAGAAATAACTGCACTATCTTTCAAGGGAAGAGAAAACACTATTTTTATCGGTGAAAAAACTTATGGAGCGACGACATCGAATGTTATAAGAAATCTACCTTTTGGAGCATATATGGCATTAACTGTTGGTTATGATTGTGATAGAAATGGGAAATTCTATAAAAAAATAATTCCAGATATTAAAATTGCTGGAAAGGACGATTTTGATAATTTACTTTTAGACGGCAAAATACAAGAGGGAATCAAATATTTTAACGAAAAATAA